GCAATGATCCGACCAAGAGGCTGACCACCACAGGAAGCTGCACATTTCCGTTTCCCAGGTGGGCAATCCCGGCAACGGAAACCAAAATGGCCGCATGAAAAACATCTGTTCCTACAATGTTTTTGGAAGAAAGCTTTGGAAATAAGGCCAGGAGAACGGGAACAATCAAAGAACCGCTCCCGACCGAAGTTAATCCGACTAAAAATCCGACAACACCGCCTAAAAGGATGGTGAGACCTTTTTGCCTGATGGTATAATTCGTCAGGAAATTTTCGTCGTTTCTGGCTTGAGAGGAAGGGAAGATTACCCGCAAAACCATTGTGATGGCCACGATGATCAGGGTGATCCCGAGGGTTTTCATTACAAAGGCATCAACAAAACTGCCGTAATGTTTTTTAATCGCAGAGATGATATAAACCCCTAATAAGCTGCAAGGGACGCTCCCAAGGGCAAGGAAAAATACGATTGATAAGTTTACCGATTTTTGACGGTAGTGAATAAAGGAGCCGAAAACTTTGGTGATTGCTCCGAAAATAAGGTCTGTCCCGACAGCAATGGTCGGGCGGATTCCAAGAAAAAGGATCATAATGGGAGTCATCAGAGACCCTCCGCCGATTCCCGTCAAACCGACCAGGAACCCGACTGAAAAGCCGATGAACACTGTTGCCATACTCATGTCTAATAAGTAATCCATAAGGGGACTCCTTTGTCTAATCTTTATAAATCCTATCGGGATTAAGTACAATATATCCAATTCAAAAAAATAAGTCAACTAAAAAAGTATAGTATCTTGATCGGAAAGGTAGGAATTAAACAAATGGCTAAAAAGCGAAAGCCTTAAAGGTCCTTAAGAGCTCTTTTTCGTCATTCCCGCGAAAGCGGTCTTACTGCGACCATTCCACAATCCGTCACGGGAATCCAGGAGATGCTTCTGTCTCTGTTCTCGAGTAGGGGTTAATGTCTGGTTTTAGGCTGGGGAAAAGAATCAGGGCTGAATATTTTTAGATCTCTATTTTTTATAGGTGTTACCGCCAGATTCTTTGGCGAGATAGAGGGCGTACTCAGCGCGATTTAAAAGTGTTTCACGTGAGTCAATATTATTCTCCCGACCGGCGATTCCAATACTTAATGTTTGGGGGATAATGATCTTTCCGAAGCTTAAAGATGTGCTGGAAAAACTCATAATTAAACGATTGGCTACAACGGAAGCGGAAGACAGAGTAGTATAGGG
The window above is part of the Nitrospirota bacterium genome. Proteins encoded here:
- a CDS encoding sulfite exporter TauE/SafE family protein, with product MDYLLDMSMATVFIGFSVGFLVGLTGIGGGSLMTPIMILFLGIRPTIAVGTDLIFGAITKVFGSFIHYRQKSVNLSIVFFLALGSVPCSLLGVYIISAIKKHYGSFVDAFVMKTLGITLIIVAITMVLRVIFPSSQARNDENFLTNYTIRQKGLTILLGGVVGFLVGLTSVGSGSLIVPVLLALFPKLSSKNIVGTDVFHAAILVSVAGIAHLGNGNVQLPVVVSLLVGSLPGVYLGSRMNMKVSERVLRPVLASMLMLTGLKLI